One Chryseobacterium sp. StRB126 genomic region harbors:
- a CDS encoding bifunctional folylpolyglutamate synthase/dihydrofolate synthase, which translates to MTNEQYQEAIDWLFVQMPNYQIDGQKAYKPGLDNIIKLCAYFGNPQEKIKCIHVGGTNGKGSSSNMLASILQEAGYKVGLYNSPHLIDFTERIKVNGENCHKEFVFDFIQKLKNIPEDIKPSFFEFTTIMAFEYFYQQQVDFAIIEVGLGGRLDSTNIITPLVSAITNVQLDHQNILGDTIEEIAAEKAGIIKKSIPIISGDENKAVKTIIREKAMKEEAPFIDATLLHTDLVSDLKGNYQRKNIHVVLAIVEELRKQGINITDKNVENGLLNVHKNTGFIGRWFEFSKDPLTICDTGHNQAGLEYVFSQLNSINRHKHVILGFVNDKKIDEVMNLLPENSEFYFAKPSINRGRHPEDYENLLQEAKIFYKIFNSVQEAYLSAKERCTNEEMIFIGGSNFVVGDFLEKNLKFKE; encoded by the coding sequence ATGACAAACGAACAATATCAGGAAGCTATCGACTGGCTTTTCGTACAGATGCCCAACTATCAGATAGATGGACAGAAGGCTTATAAACCGGGACTTGACAATATCATCAAGCTTTGTGCTTACTTTGGAAACCCACAGGAGAAAATAAAATGCATCCATGTTGGCGGCACCAATGGAAAGGGATCTTCAAGCAATATGCTGGCATCCATCCTTCAGGAAGCCGGTTACAAAGTAGGCTTATATAATTCTCCACATCTTATCGATTTCACAGAACGTATTAAGGTGAATGGTGAAAATTGTCATAAAGAGTTTGTCTTTGATTTTATTCAGAAGCTTAAAAATATTCCGGAAGATATTAAGCCATCATTCTTTGAGTTTACCACCATCATGGCTTTTGAATATTTTTATCAGCAGCAGGTAGATTTTGCAATTATTGAAGTAGGCTTAGGGGGAAGACTGGATTCTACGAATATTATAACGCCTCTGGTTTCTGCAATTACAAACGTGCAGCTCGATCATCAGAATATATTAGGAGACACGATTGAAGAAATTGCAGCAGAAAAAGCCGGAATCATTAAAAAGAGTATCCCAATTATTTCAGGAGATGAAAATAAAGCTGTAAAAACAATCATCAGAGAAAAAGCAATGAAGGAAGAGGCTCCTTTTATAGATGCTACCCTTCTTCATACTGATCTTGTTTCTGACCTGAAAGGAAATTATCAGAGAAAAAACATCCATGTGGTTCTGGCCATTGTTGAAGAATTAAGAAAACAAGGCATCAATATTACAGATAAGAATGTTGAGAACGGTTTATTGAATGTTCACAAAAATACAGGATTCATTGGGCGTTGGTTTGAGTTCTCAAAAGATCCGCTTACGATTTGTGATACGGGACACAATCAGGCAGGTTTGGAGTATGTTTTTTCACAATTAAATTCAATTAACAGGCACAAGCATGTCATTTTGGGGTTTGTAAATGATAAAAAAATAGATGAAGTGATGAATTTACTTCCTGAAAATTCTGAGTTTTATTTTGCCAAACCATCCATCAACAGGGGAAGACACCCCGAAGATTACGAAAACTTACTTCAGGAGGCAAAAATTTTTTATAAAATTTTTAATTCCGTGCAGGAAGCGTATCTATCTGCAAAAGAACGATGTACAAACGAAGAAATGATTTTTATTGGCGGAAGCAACTTTGTTGTGGGAGATTTTTTAGAAAAAAATTTAAAATTTAAAGAATAA
- a CDS encoding glycosyltransferase family 2 protein codes for MKLSICIPVYNFDVRELVFDLKKEIDAQNIDAEIILIDDASDTAFKSINKELKNRVKKLIFLEENIGRSRIRNLFLQYSSGEYLLFLDCDVKIAGKNFLWNYMSEIRRQPDLELIYGSFTIDSQYASTLRNRYSVEREIFFGSRSYDFSLFKTVNFIISKKVFEKFPFNEMLTEYGYEDFVFAKLLEQNKIKFLAMTNPVIHVDDTSNAIFLGKAEAGMGSLFGLSKNPQNRIFIKDIKVYKAALILKRFGLVSLFLSIYKVCEKKVRTNLLSENPSIRYFDFYKLAMLLRKMK; via the coding sequence ATGAAGCTGTCAATCTGTATTCCAGTCTATAATTTTGATGTTCGTGAATTGGTCTTTGATTTAAAAAAAGAAATTGATGCCCAGAATATTGATGCTGAAATTATATTGATAGATGATGCTTCTGATACTGCTTTTAAATCAATCAACAAAGAACTTAAGAATCGGGTGAAAAAGCTGATTTTCCTGGAAGAAAATATCGGACGTTCCAGGATTCGTAATCTCTTTCTGCAATATTCTTCGGGGGAATACCTCTTATTCCTGGATTGTGATGTTAAAATAGCTGGGAAAAATTTCCTTTGGAATTACATGTCCGAAATAAGAAGACAGCCGGATTTAGAGCTTATCTACGGAAGTTTTACAATTGATTCCCAATATGCATCAACTCTTAGAAACAGGTATTCTGTGGAAAGAGAAATTTTTTTTGGCAGTCGGTCCTATGACTTTTCATTATTTAAGACCGTGAATTTTATTATCTCAAAAAAAGTTTTTGAAAAATTTCCTTTTAACGAAATGCTGACGGAATATGGATATGAAGATTTTGTTTTTGCCAAACTCTTGGAGCAAAATAAAATAAAATTCCTGGCTATGACTAATCCTGTTATTCATGTGGATGATACCAGTAATGCAATTTTTCTGGGTAAAGCAGAAGCGGGGATGGGGTCTTTATTCGGGCTTTCAAAAAATCCACAAAACAGGATCTTTATTAAGGATATTAAGGTATATAAAGCTGCACTAATATTGAAGCGGTTTGGGCTTGTCTCGTTGTTTCTCTCCATTTATAAGGTTTGTGAAAAAAAAGTAAGGACTAATCTTCTTTCAGAGAATCCCAGTATACGGTATTTTGACTTTTATAAATTGGCTATGTTGTTAAGAAAAATGAAATAA
- a CDS encoding glycosyltransferase family 9 protein, with protein MTRILAYRFSAFGDVAMTVPVFKEFLEQNPGVEIVMVSRKNFEALFADVPNVIFKGINVDDYKGFFGLRRLGDELIKEFKPDYIANLHDVIRTKILDRIYRRKGLKVFKINKGKEEKEHLTDVWNLDKVQLKKTVERYADVFREMGFKVELSQKLRPVSEHKSGIGFAPFAQHKGKMLPLEKSFELARLLAQKHTVYFFGGGKKETETLESWESKIPNTKSFSGKLSLNEELQKISELEVMVSMDSANMHLASLMGTRCVSIWCATHPYAGFLGFGQSEDDVVQVKDLSCRPCSVFGDKECYRGDWACLEEFSIQKVVEKI; from the coding sequence GTGACCAGAATTTTAGCATATCGTTTTTCTGCATTTGGAGATGTTGCCATGACGGTTCCTGTTTTTAAGGAATTTTTGGAGCAAAATCCTGGTGTGGAGATTGTCATGGTTTCCAGAAAGAACTTTGAAGCATTGTTTGCGGATGTTCCTAATGTTATATTTAAAGGAATTAATGTAGATGACTATAAAGGCTTCTTTGGACTGAGAAGATTGGGAGATGAATTGATTAAAGAATTCAAACCGGACTATATTGCCAATCTTCATGATGTGATAAGAACCAAAATCTTGGATAGGATTTACAGGAGAAAAGGCTTGAAGGTTTTCAAAATAAATAAAGGAAAAGAAGAAAAAGAACACCTTACCGATGTCTGGAATTTGGATAAAGTTCAATTAAAAAAAACAGTTGAACGGTATGCAGATGTTTTCCGTGAAATGGGTTTTAAAGTTGAGCTTTCACAAAAACTCAGACCGGTTTCGGAACATAAATCAGGAATTGGGTTTGCTCCGTTTGCTCAACATAAAGGGAAAATGCTTCCTCTGGAAAAATCATTTGAATTGGCCAGGCTTTTGGCTCAGAAACATACGGTATACTTCTTTGGAGGCGGAAAAAAAGAGACAGAAACCCTAGAATCTTGGGAAAGCAAAATTCCTAATACCAAAAGTTTTTCCGGTAAATTAAGCCTTAATGAAGAACTTCAGAAGATCTCAGAACTGGAAGTAATGGTTTCTATGGATTCAGCCAATATGCATTTAGCAAGCCTTATGGGAACCCGATGTGTTTCTATATGGTGTGCAACACATCCTTATGCCGGATTTTTAGGATTCGGGCAGAGTGAAGATGATGTGGTGCAGGTAAAAGATCTTTCCTGTAGGCCGTGTTCCGTTTTTGGAGATAAAGAATGTTATAGGGGAGATTGGGCTTGTCTTGAAGAGTTCAGTATTCAAAAAGTTGTTGAGAAAATCTGA
- a CDS encoding SufE family protein, whose protein sequence is MTIKEKQQEIIDEFAFLDDWEQKYEYIIDLGKELKGLSEDKKTDENLIKGCQSKVWIDAEFKEGKLFFDADSDGILPKGIVSLLVSIYSGHSTQEILDSDFEFISEIGLQEFLSPSRANGLMAMTKQIKFYAVAYQLKS, encoded by the coding sequence ATGACCATTAAGGAAAAACAGCAGGAAATTATCGACGAATTTGCGTTTCTTGACGATTGGGAGCAGAAATATGAATACATCATTGATCTCGGAAAAGAACTGAAAGGACTTTCGGAAGATAAGAAAACAGATGAAAATCTGATTAAAGGCTGCCAGAGCAAAGTTTGGATAGATGCTGAATTTAAGGAAGGTAAGCTTTTCTTTGATGCAGATTCAGACGGAATTTTACCAAAAGGTATTGTCTCTCTTTTGGTGAGCATTTATAGTGGGCATTCTACTCAGGAAATTCTAGATTCTGACTTTGAATTTATCTCAGAGATCGGATTACAGGAATTTCTTTCACCATCCAGAGCTAATGGATTGATGGCCATGACTAAACAGATCAAATTTTACGCAGTAGCTTACCAGCTGAAATCATAA
- a CDS encoding glycosyltransferase, whose product MKKKIITSAFSNLYTDQRIEKVCRTLHENGYDIELIGNDWNGAEEMKRPYPFSRIHLASKSLKTAYFEFNWKLYHELKKRADHNTILHANDIDALYSNYLIAQKLSIPLVFDSHEIFSEMPAVQGKMSQKLWRYVEKTVIPKLTWMITASGSYGKWFEKKYGISPVIVQNSPRRFDFNLDIPENNPKILLYQGAINPFRGIDKVILAMHHMDHVQLKIAGDGPRKKEYEELVVKENLQDKVQFLGKLKPEDLRKLTLTADCGMSIEENGGDSYLYSLPNKVLDCIQARVPLILSNLPELQNIKNQFDVGELIKNHQPENIAAAVKKILAKGRINYQPELEKASEALCWENEEIKLLQVFQKACNSLDFKQ is encoded by the coding sequence ATGAAGAAAAAAATTATTACATCCGCCTTCAGTAATTTGTATACAGACCAGCGTATTGAAAAGGTATGCCGGACTTTACATGAAAACGGGTATGATATTGAATTGATTGGAAATGACTGGAATGGAGCTGAAGAAATGAAGCGCCCTTATCCGTTCTCACGAATTCATTTGGCTTCAAAAAGCCTCAAAACGGCTTACTTTGAATTTAACTGGAAGCTTTACCATGAGCTCAAAAAAAGGGCGGATCATAATACAATTCTTCATGCCAACGATATTGATGCATTGTATTCCAACTATCTTATTGCCCAGAAATTAAGTATTCCTTTAGTTTTTGACAGTCATGAAATTTTTTCGGAAATGCCTGCTGTTCAGGGCAAAATGTCACAAAAATTGTGGCGTTATGTCGAAAAGACTGTTATTCCGAAGTTGACATGGATGATTACAGCAAGCGGAAGTTATGGAAAATGGTTTGAAAAAAAATATGGCATAAGTCCCGTGATTGTTCAAAATTCGCCCAGAAGATTTGATTTTAATCTTGATATTCCCGAAAATAACCCTAAAATACTGTTGTATCAGGGAGCCATTAATCCTTTCAGAGGAATTGATAAAGTGATCCTTGCCATGCACCATATGGATCATGTACAATTGAAAATTGCTGGTGATGGTCCAAGAAAGAAAGAATATGAAGAGCTTGTAGTGAAAGAAAACCTTCAGGATAAAGTTCAGTTCCTTGGAAAATTAAAACCCGAAGACTTAAGAAAGCTTACACTAACTGCTGACTGCGGAATGAGTATTGAAGAGAATGGGGGAGATAGTTATTTGTATTCTTTACCGAATAAGGTTTTAGACTGTATTCAGGCAAGAGTTCCTTTGATTTTATCAAACCTTCCCGAACTTCAGAATATTAAAAATCAGTTTGATGTGGGCGAGTTAATTAAAAATCATCAGCCGGAAAATATTGCAGCTGCAGTAAAGAAGATTTTAGCAAAAGGCAGAATTAACTATCAGCCGGAACTGGAAAAAGCATCTGAAGCACTTTGTTGGGAAAATGAAGAAATAAAGCTATTGCAGGTTTTTCAGAAAGCTTGTAATTCGTTAGACTTTAAGCAATAG